One part of the Eubalaena glacialis isolate mEubGla1 chromosome 19, mEubGla1.1.hap2.+ XY, whole genome shotgun sequence genome encodes these proteins:
- the LOC133080743 gene encoding cytochrome c oxidase assembly factor 8-like, which produces MAVSRFCPPRKSCHDWIGPPDKHSNLQPVHFYIPENESPLEQKLRELRQETQERNQQFWANQNLTFLKEKEEFIDSRLKAKGLELRAESGQKATLNAEEMADFYKEFLSKNFRKHRYCNRDWYKRNLAITFFMGKVALERIWNKLRLKQKTSN; this is translated from the exons ATGGCG gtctCGAGATTCTGCCCTCCAAGAAAATCTTGCCATGATTGGATAGGACCCCCAGATAAACATTCAAACCTTCAACCTGTTCACTTTTACATCCCTGAAAATGAATCACCATTGgaacaaaagttaagagaattaagACAAGAAACACAAGAACGGAACCAACAGTTCTGGGCAAACCAGAATTTGACTTTTCTAAAG gaaaaagaagaatttattgACTCAAGACTAAAAGCCAAAGGCCTGGAACTGAGAGCTGAATCAGGTCAAAAAGCAACACTGAATGCAGAAGAAATGGCTGACTTTTACAaggaatttttaagtaaaaattttcgGAAGCACAGGTATTGTAACAGGGACTGGTATAAGCGTAATTTGGCCATCACCTTCTTCATGGGAAAAGTGGCCCTGGAGAGGATTTGGAACAAGCTTAGACTGAAACAAAAGACCAGCAATTAG
- the LOC133080744 gene encoding LOW QUALITY PROTEIN: asialoglycoprotein receptor 1-like (The sequence of the model RefSeq protein was modified relative to this genomic sequence to represent the inferred CDS: substituted 1 base at 1 genomic stop codon), with product MTKEYQDLQHLDNEENDHQHRKRPPPPHSLFRRLCSGPSLILISIGLSLLLLVVVCVIGSQNSKLQEELRALRETFSNLTVSTEAKVKALSVQGGNVGRKMKSLESQLEKQQQDLSEDHSSLLLHVQQFVSDLRSLSCQVAVLQGNGSERTCCPVNWVEHEGSCYWFSRSGKPWPEAEKYCQLEDAHLVVVGSWEEQKFIQHHMGPVNTWMGLTDQNGPWKWVDGTDYESGFKNWRPEQPDDWYGHGLGGGEDCAHFTGDGRWNDDVCQRPYRWVCETQRDRDSESXQPPLPLIYFLNAFTCRRAPGLGTLLSGGFWIFI from the exons ATGACAAAGGAGTATCAAGATCTTCAGCATCTGGACAACGaggagaatgaccatcagcacagaAAAA GGCCGCCTCCTCCCCACTCACTCTTTCGGCGTCTCTGCTCCGGACCCAGCCTCATCCTGATCTCCATCGGCCTTAGCCTCCTGCTGCTGGTGGTTGTCTGTGTGATCGGATCCCAGA ACTCCAAGCTGCAGGAGGAGCTGCGGGCCCTGAGAGAAACGTTCAGCAACCTCACAGTGAGCACGGAGGCCAAGGTCAAGGCCCTGAGCGTCCAGG GAGGAAATGTGGGCAGAAAGATGAAGTCTCTGGAGTCCCAACTGGAGAAACAGCAGCAGGACCTGAGTGAAG ATCACTCCAGCTTGCTGCTCCACGTGCAGCAGTTTGTGTCTGACCTGCGAAGCCTGAGCTGTCAGGTGGCCGTCCTCCAGGGCAACG gctCTGAAAGGACGTGCTGCCCCGTGAACTGGGTGGAGCATGAAGGCAGCTGCTACTGGTTCTCTCGCTCGGGGAAGCCCTGGCCCGAGGCTGAGAAGTACTGCCAGCTGGAGGACGCCCACCTGGTGGTGGTGGGCTCCTGGGAGGAGCAG aaaTTTATCCAGCATCACATGGGCCCTGTGAACACCTGGATGGGTCTCACTGACCAAAACGGGCCCTGGAAATGGGTAGACGGGACAGACTATGAGTCGGGCTTCAA GAACTGGAGACCAGAGCAGCCGGACGACTGGTATGGGCACGGGCTCGGAGGAGGTGAAGACTGTGCCCACTTCACGGGCGACGGCCGCTGGAACGATGACGTCTGTCAGAGGCCCTACCGGTGGGTCTGCGAGACACAGCGGGACAGGGACAGTGAAAGCTAGCAGCCTCCTCTCCCCCTAATTTATTTCCTCAATGCCTTTACCTGCCGTAGGGCTCCTGGTTTGGGGACCCTCCTATCTGGGGGCTTCTGGATTTTCATCTAA